Proteins found in one Paenibacillus dendritiformis genomic segment:
- a CDS encoding NUDIX domain-containing protein: MEEIRNAVRALIVEDDQLLLIKKERPEVGVYYALPGGAHEPNETLEETLRRECEEELGASVTDLRILCMREYVSANHEYSHIMKEVHAVEFIYTCRLQERGAVPGGAHADEGQIGIEWLPVRDVIATVEHSYFSKRTRKYVFPQALHDFLGEYFAADPLELVASTVYGERG, encoded by the coding sequence ATGGAAGAGATACGCAATGCGGTGCGGGCGTTGATCGTGGAGGATGACCAGCTGTTGTTGATCAAGAAGGAGCGGCCGGAAGTGGGTGTCTATTATGCGCTGCCGGGCGGGGCCCATGAGCCGAACGAGACGCTGGAGGAGACGCTGCGGCGCGAATGTGAGGAAGAGCTGGGGGCGTCAGTGACAGACCTCCGGATACTCTGTATGCGGGAGTATGTATCGGCGAACCACGAATATTCCCATATCATGAAGGAGGTCCATGCAGTCGAGTTCATCTACACCTGCCGGCTTCAGGAGCGAGGGGCCGTTCCCGGCGGAGCGCATGCCGACGAAGGGCAGATCGGGATCGAATGGCTGCCGGTGCGCGATGTCATCGCAACCGTGGAGCACAGCTATTTCTCGAAGCGGACGCGGAAATATGTATTCCCGCAGGCCTTGCATGATTTTTTGGGCGAGTATTTCGCGGCCGATCCGCTTGAGCTTGTCGCAAGCACCGTGTATGGAGAGCGCGGCTGA
- a CDS encoding SRPBCC domain-containing protein: MVGSQCREAILANTGQAWEEWIQQLDRGVDPGWSHERIVRHIAAEYEVSPEWSDLLALLYGQKLGRVPVGQTASAGVQIGVRRTMPVSKDKVWTFLLSSEGLPCWLGTLPSLPLQVRHEYVTEEGTRGQIRSVIPQQKLRLTWQPQGWDHPSTLQLYVLSKSPDKTTVSVHQEKLDDIYMREVMRRHWEAALDRIQSRLIG, translated from the coding sequence ATGGTCGGTTCCCAATGCAGAGAAGCGATATTAGCGAATACGGGCCAAGCCTGGGAAGAATGGATTCAGCAGCTGGATCGGGGAGTGGATCCGGGCTGGTCCCATGAACGCATCGTTCGGCACATTGCCGCCGAATATGAAGTATCGCCGGAATGGAGCGATCTGCTCGCCCTGCTGTATGGACAGAAGCTGGGCCGCGTTCCTGTCGGCCAGACAGCTTCCGCAGGCGTTCAGATTGGAGTGCGGCGGACGATGCCCGTCTCGAAGGATAAGGTATGGACCTTCCTGCTGTCATCCGAAGGGCTGCCCTGCTGGCTCGGCACCCTGCCGTCTTTGCCCTTGCAGGTAAGGCATGAATATGTGACGGAGGAGGGCACCCGCGGCCAGATTCGCTCCGTCATTCCGCAGCAGAAGCTGCGATTGACCTGGCAGCCGCAGGGGTGGGACCATCCGTCCACGCTGCAGCTCTACGTCCTGTCCAAGAGTCCCGACAAGACGACCGTCTCCGTTCACCAGGAGAAGCTCGATGATATTTATATGCGGGAAGTGATGAGACGGCATTGGGAAGCGGCGCTGGACCGTATTCAATCCCGTCTTATCGGTTGA
- a CDS encoding HTH domain-containing protein, translated as MTKADSMLAISWLLTSRRRMTAKELADQLEVLIRTVYRCIDGLRERRSDSILQIVPNEKGRNINGRFPMQRSDISEYGPSLGRMDSAAGSGSGSGLVP; from the coding sequence ATGACCAAGGCCGACAGTATGCTGGCCATATCATGGCTCCTGACTTCCCGGCGCCGCATGACGGCCAAGGAACTGGCCGATCAACTGGAGGTTCTTATCCGAACCGTGTACCGGTGCATCGATGGTCTGCGTGAGCGTCGTTCCGATTCTATATTGCAGATCGTTCCCAACGAAAAAGGGAGGAATATCAATGGTCGGTTCCCAATGCAGAGAAGCGATATTAGCGAATACGGGCCAAGCCTGGGAAGAATGGATTCAGCAGCTGGATCGGGGAGTGGATCCGGGCTGGTCCCATGA
- a CDS encoding 5'-nucleotidase, with protein sequence MSYEIEQKLVIATASSALFDLAEADQVFQEKGEEAYRQYQRAHEHDILRTGVAFPLIKRLLQLNGSSADDQPVEVVLLSRNDPDTGLRVFKSIEHYGLNISRAVFVAGSNPFPYMEAFNASLFLSGNPKDVTEAVERGLPAGCIYPTDYIDDDEDEELRIAFDFDGIIADDSAETVFQEGGGLKLFHDHERTLADEPLPPGPLLRFFTEIAKLQKREIERNERDASYKPKIRVAIATARNAPAHERVITTLRKLDIRVDEAFFLGGIDKGRVLRIFKPHIFFDDQMGHIEGVARIVPSVHVPFGVTNGRSG encoded by the coding sequence ATGTCATACGAAATTGAACAAAAATTGGTCATCGCGACGGCATCCAGCGCGCTGTTCGATCTGGCGGAGGCCGATCAAGTATTCCAGGAGAAGGGCGAGGAAGCATACCGGCAGTATCAACGGGCCCATGAGCATGACATATTGAGGACGGGCGTTGCTTTTCCGCTCATCAAAAGACTGCTGCAGTTGAACGGAAGCTCGGCGGACGATCAGCCGGTTGAAGTCGTCTTGCTGTCGCGCAACGATCCGGATACGGGGCTGCGGGTGTTCAAGTCTATCGAGCATTATGGGCTGAATATTAGCCGGGCCGTGTTCGTCGCCGGCAGCAATCCGTTCCCGTACATGGAAGCGTTCAATGCATCGCTGTTCCTGTCAGGGAACCCGAAGGACGTCACTGAAGCTGTTGAGCGCGGCTTGCCCGCGGGCTGTATCTATCCGACCGATTATATCGATGATGACGAGGACGAGGAGCTTCGGATTGCGTTCGACTTCGACGGCATTATCGCGGATGACTCCGCCGAGACCGTATTCCAGGAAGGCGGGGGATTGAAGCTGTTCCATGATCATGAGCGCACATTGGCGGACGAGCCGCTCCCTCCGGGACCGCTGCTCCGCTTCTTCACGGAGATCGCGAAGCTGCAGAAGCGGGAAATCGAACGGAACGAGAGAGATGCGAGTTATAAGCCGAAGATCAGGGTCGCGATTGCGACGGCCCGGAACGCGCCAGCCCATGAGCGCGTCATTACGACCTTGCGCAAGCTGGATATTCGCGTCGACGAAGCCTTCTTCCTCGGAGGAATCGACAAGGGCAGGGTGCTGCGTATCTTCAAGCCGCATATTTTCTTCGATGATCAGATGGGGCATATCGAAGGCGTGGCCCGCATCGTTCCGTCGGTGCACGTGCCGTTTGGCGTTACGAATGGACGGAGCGGCTGA
- a CDS encoding alpha-hydroxy-acid oxidizing protein yields MTLDSEKLQMKFYESGDGAVKLLPVSFDEWESKARSLLAAAPFGYVHGAAGAGDTNRSNVEAFQKYRIRPRVCCDITERDMSISLFGAKLPFPVLFAPIGVNTILHPEGELAPARAAVKLGVPYILSNVSSIPMETVAEAMGNGVRWFQLYPPQNHELTRSFLERAEAAGYSAIVVTVDSTLLGWRETDLRNAYLPFLSGQGMGNYFTDPVFCSLLKEPPDQNKEEAVKLALDEGNNTCFTWKELDFILEHTRLPVLIKGITHPDDAVMAVEHGVDGIIVSNHGGRQLDGAVATLDSLPSICESVQGKVPVLMDSGIRRGADILKAIALGADAVLIGRPYAYALAVAGETGVQEVMEHLIAETELQLAISGRSSIRDVDASLVIKVK; encoded by the coding sequence TTGACGCTCGATAGTGAAAAGCTGCAAATGAAGTTCTATGAGAGCGGAGACGGGGCGGTGAAGCTGCTGCCGGTCTCCTTTGATGAGTGGGAGAGCAAGGCGAGAAGCCTGTTGGCCGCCGCACCGTTCGGCTACGTTCATGGGGCGGCCGGAGCGGGAGATACGAACCGCAGTAATGTCGAGGCATTCCAGAAATACCGCATCAGACCGAGGGTATGCTGCGATATTACAGAACGGGACATGTCCATCTCGCTGTTCGGCGCCAAGCTGCCGTTCCCTGTGTTGTTCGCTCCGATCGGGGTAAATACGATTTTGCATCCGGAGGGAGAACTGGCTCCTGCCCGCGCGGCCGTGAAGCTGGGCGTTCCTTATATACTCAGCAACGTGTCGAGCATTCCGATGGAGACCGTCGCGGAAGCGATGGGGAACGGTGTCCGCTGGTTCCAGCTATATCCTCCCCAAAATCATGAGCTTACCCGGAGCTTCCTCGAGCGCGCCGAAGCGGCGGGATACTCGGCGATCGTCGTAACGGTGGACTCCACGCTGCTCGGATGGCGGGAGACGGATCTGCGCAATGCGTATCTGCCGTTTTTGTCCGGTCAAGGAATGGGCAATTATTTTACGGATCCCGTATTCTGCTCGTTGCTGAAGGAGCCGCCGGATCAAAATAAGGAAGAGGCTGTCAAGCTCGCGTTGGATGAAGGCAACAACACGTGCTTTACCTGGAAGGAGCTGGACTTTATTCTTGAACATACGCGTTTGCCCGTTCTGATCAAGGGCATTACGCATCCGGATGATGCCGTCATGGCTGTAGAGCACGGTGTCGATGGCATTATCGTCTCGAATCATGGAGGACGGCAGTTGGATGGCGCGGTCGCCACGCTGGATTCGCTGCCTTCGATCTGTGAATCGGTTCAAGGCAAGGTCCCGGTCTTGATGGATAGCGGGATCCGCCGTGGAGCCGACATCCTGAAGGCTATCGCCCTGGGAGCTGATGCCGTGCTGATCGGCCGCCCCTATGCATATGCTTTGGCTGTCGCGGGGGAGACTGGCGTGCAGGAGGTAATGGAGCATCTCATCGCCGAGACCGAGCTACAGTTGGCGATATCGGGTCGGAGCTCCATTCGGGATGTGGACGCTTCCCTTGTCATCAAAGTGAAATAA
- a CDS encoding NUDIX domain-containing protein: MKPIRNSAKAIIIDERNRILLTQNRDRDGVFYLFPGGGQEIGEKLEEAVIRECMEEIGCRVTVKDIWYIREYIGKNHEHAEWDYDVHQVEFYFECMLDGELATEAATNPDSDQVGVEWIELERLDRIRVYPQGLVKPLQQGMRERRYMGDMN, from the coding sequence ATGAAGCCAATACGCAATTCTGCCAAGGCTATCATTATTGATGAACGCAACCGCATTTTGCTGACCCAAAACCGCGATCGCGACGGAGTGTTTTATTTATTCCCCGGGGGCGGCCAGGAAATCGGCGAGAAGCTGGAGGAAGCCGTCATTCGCGAATGTATGGAAGAGATCGGCTGCCGTGTTACTGTCAAAGATATATGGTATATCCGCGAATATATCGGGAAGAACCATGAGCACGCGGAATGGGATTATGATGTGCACCAGGTGGAGTTTTATTTTGAATGCATGCTCGACGGGGAGCTTGCGACGGAGGCCGCCACCAATCCGGATTCGGATCAGGTTGGCGTGGAGTGGATCGAGCTTGAGCGGCTGGATCGAATCCGCGTCTATCCCCAAGGGCTGGTCAAGCCGCTGCAGCAAGGGATGCGGGAGCGGCGGTATATGGGGGACATGAACTGA
- a CDS encoding AAA family ATPase yields the protein MIVWVNGAFGSGKTTTAFELHRRIPGSFVYDPENAGFFIRKNVPHEMKRSDFQDYPMWRECNYSMLRHLNAEYDGAIIVPMTIVNADYFNEIVGRLREDGASVHHFALCASKEVLLKRLKTRGEGGQSWAAQQIDRCIDGLSQPVFRQHLDTDSMTVEDIVTRIANECQLPLLPDERGPFKKSWDRLATKVKHIRFFG from the coding sequence ATGATTGTATGGGTGAATGGGGCGTTCGGCTCCGGCAAGACGACGACAGCCTTTGAGCTGCACCGCAGAATACCGGGTTCTTTTGTCTATGATCCGGAAAACGCAGGATTTTTCATTCGAAAAAACGTGCCCCATGAAATGAAGCGGAGCGACTTTCAAGATTACCCGATGTGGCGGGAGTGCAATTACTCGATGCTCCGCCATTTGAACGCCGAGTATGATGGGGCAATTATTGTGCCGATGACGATCGTGAATGCCGATTATTTTAACGAGATCGTAGGGAGGCTTCGGGAAGATGGAGCGAGCGTGCATCATTTTGCCTTATGCGCGTCGAAGGAAGTGCTGCTGAAGCGCTTGAAAACCCGGGGCGAGGGAGGGCAGTCGTGGGCGGCTCAGCAGATAGACCGATGCATTGACGGCTTGTCGCAGCCGGTGTTCCGGCAGCATCTTGACACTGATTCGATGACGGTAGAAGATATCGTGACCCGCATCGCGAATGAATGCCAGCTGCCGTTATTGCCGGATGAGAGAGGGCCGTTCAAGAAATCGTGGGATCGGCTGGCGACCAAAGTGAAGCATATCCGATTTTTTGGCTAA
- a CDS encoding AraC family transcriptional regulator — protein sequence MKGNSADPSARPAWVYVMKDIRYCMLAANGYKKEEQNGSYSLWVVTRGSGRIDMAGTGFRLERGKCYATPPGSVAAVVSGDAGLCCYQLAFDALRADGNDSVNDPPAAVEPFPCRGEVLCHPFSQCIEHVEAIYRWRHDSDEMAVFDNHIRFQQLLRFILGQNQAAADGTSQADAVRKSILHIEQHYTERLTVEQLAEEAAVARWKYTSLFKKLTGLTPLDYVNKIRIDRAKQLLVTTNDRLYEIGQHVGFNNEYYFSRRFRQEVGISPGHYRRNHRAQPRVFAPFLEDFVVALDMTPVMQGIHPGWGQQDYLGIDHVPVFDVAEGDLGILSHHQPDVILLDEGFGRWIPGDRFGRLGQVHSLDHPGEDWRMTLRMAAVLLGRTDKVDDIIAKYECKAGEAKSRLQRTVRNGTVAFLRISAAGVSLYGGPDLGYTGPVLYRDLGLTPHPLVLQLANRTRKVTLTAEWLARLDADHLFITFDKRHSEAPGEERDILNSSVWRKLPAVRNRCVYEVDFWPWMNYGVIAHSRKIDDVLNELA from the coding sequence ATGAAAGGGAATTCAGCCGATCCATCGGCTCGCCCAGCCTGGGTATATGTGATGAAGGACATTCGGTACTGCATGCTTGCCGCGAATGGCTACAAAAAAGAAGAACAAAACGGTTCGTATTCGCTGTGGGTCGTCACCAGAGGCAGCGGCAGAATCGACATGGCCGGGACGGGATTCCGTCTCGAACGGGGGAAATGCTACGCCACGCCTCCCGGATCGGTAGCTGCCGTCGTCTCAGGGGATGCCGGCTTATGCTGCTATCAGCTGGCCTTCGATGCACTGCGGGCGGACGGGAACGATTCGGTGAACGATCCGCCTGCGGCGGTCGAGCCGTTCCCTTGCCGAGGGGAGGTATTATGCCATCCGTTCTCGCAATGTATTGAGCATGTGGAAGCCATTTATCGATGGCGGCATGACAGCGATGAGATGGCTGTCTTCGACAACCATATCCGGTTCCAGCAATTGTTGAGGTTCATCCTTGGACAAAATCAGGCCGCCGCGGACGGGACAAGCCAGGCCGATGCCGTGCGCAAATCGATTCTGCATATCGAGCAGCATTATACGGAGCGGTTGACCGTGGAGCAGCTGGCGGAGGAGGCGGCTGTCGCCCGCTGGAAATATACAAGCCTGTTCAAAAAGTTGACGGGTCTCACCCCGCTTGATTATGTGAATAAAATCCGAATCGATCGGGCGAAGCAGCTGCTGGTGACGACGAATGATCGGCTGTATGAGATCGGACAGCATGTCGGCTTCAATAATGAATATTATTTCAGCCGCCGCTTCCGGCAGGAGGTCGGGATCTCTCCCGGACATTACCGGCGCAATCATCGTGCGCAGCCCCGCGTCTTCGCGCCGTTCCTCGAAGACTTCGTGGTGGCGCTGGACATGACGCCCGTCATGCAGGGCATCCATCCCGGATGGGGGCAGCAGGACTATCTCGGGATCGACCATGTGCCTGTCTTCGATGTCGCGGAAGGCGATCTTGGCATCCTGTCCCATCATCAACCCGATGTCATCCTGCTCGATGAAGGCTTCGGCCGCTGGATTCCCGGAGACCGGTTCGGCCGGCTGGGGCAGGTGCATTCGCTGGATCACCCTGGCGAAGACTGGCGCATGACACTACGCATGGCAGCCGTTCTGCTGGGGAGGACGGACAAGGTTGACGATATTATCGCGAAGTATGAGTGCAAGGCGGGGGAGGCGAAGAGCCGGCTGCAGCGCACCGTTCGGAACGGAACCGTCGCGTTCCTCAGAATCTCGGCTGCGGGCGTCAGCTTGTACGGGGGACCGGATCTGGGGTATACGGGTCCGGTTCTGTACCGCGACCTCGGCTTGACGCCGCATCCTCTTGTGCTGCAGTTGGCGAACCGGACACGGAAGGTCACGCTGACGGCGGAATGGCTTGCGCGGCTCGATGCCGACCATCTGTTCATTACGTTCGACAAGCGCCATTCCGAAGCGCCCGGAGAGGAAAGAGATATATTGAATTCCTCTGTATGGCGCAAGCTTCCGGCCGTGCGGAACCGGTGCGTGTATGAGGTCGATTTTTGGCCGTGGATGAATTATGGCGTCATCGCGCACAGCCGCAAAATCGACGATGTGTTGAACGAACTGGCATAG
- a CDS encoding ABC transporter substrate-binding protein, with protein sequence MDRSYRFTAAWTALMLVLMFSAAGCGAQQEAGGESPGRGEQASQPAESQDKPEGGSESAASGTRSVTDEFGEVKIPAHPQRVAGIYVEDYMVALGEKPIVQWYHPSWGKQDYLGLDVPLFDITGSIEALLEANPDLIIVDGGADAAKYEMYSKIAPTYRLKEEILDDPAKVLTAIADLLGIPEKGESAVAQYEEKIADAKEKLSQAAKGETVAVLRLNVGDKTMALFGVKNRYTGTIYRDMGLTPHSFARDMTDYHAILSEEKLPELDADHIIIFPSNGSWSAEENKEAEQLLDSPLWKSLPAVQKGQVYKAERTQWQSGAITANMKKIDDLMQWFVK encoded by the coding sequence ATGGACAGGTCGTATCGATTCACGGCCGCATGGACGGCGTTAATGCTCGTATTGATGTTCAGCGCGGCAGGATGCGGCGCGCAGCAGGAGGCCGGCGGCGAGTCGCCGGGCCGCGGGGAACAGGCGTCGCAGCCGGCGGAGAGCCAGGACAAGCCAGAAGGCGGGTCGGAGAGCGCAGCCAGTGGCACGAGATCGGTGACTGATGAATTCGGCGAGGTGAAGATTCCCGCCCATCCGCAGCGGGTAGCGGGCATCTATGTAGAGGATTATATGGTGGCGCTCGGCGAGAAGCCGATCGTCCAATGGTATCATCCAAGCTGGGGGAAGCAGGACTATCTCGGGTTGGACGTGCCGCTGTTCGATATCACGGGCAGCATTGAGGCGCTGCTGGAGGCGAATCCCGATCTGATCATCGTGGACGGGGGCGCCGACGCGGCCAAATATGAGATGTATTCCAAAATCGCGCCGACCTACCGGCTGAAGGAAGAAATCTTGGACGATCCCGCCAAAGTATTGACGGCCATCGCAGATTTGCTTGGAATTCCGGAAAAAGGCGAGAGCGCCGTCGCGCAGTACGAAGAAAAAATTGCCGATGCCAAGGAGAAGCTGTCCCAGGCCGCCAAAGGGGAGACGGTCGCCGTACTCCGGTTGAATGTCGGGGACAAGACGATGGCTTTATTCGGCGTCAAGAACCGGTATACCGGCACCATTTACCGGGATATGGGGCTTACCCCGCATTCGTTCGCGCGAGATATGACCGACTATCATGCGATCCTCTCCGAGGAGAAGCTGCCCGAGCTCGATGCGGATCATATCATTATCTTCCCTTCGAATGGTTCCTGGTCAGCGGAGGAGAACAAAGAAGCCGAGCAGCTGCTGGACAGTCCATTGTGGAAGTCGCTGCCTGCCGTTCAGAAGGGACAGGTGTACAAGGCGGAGCGAACCCAGTGGCAGTCCGGCGCGATAACGGCGAACATGAAGAAAATCGACGATCTTATGCAATGGTTCGTGAAGTAG
- a CDS encoding MFS transporter translates to MLVKFRMGIMFLIVLCGMISIAAFNPIIGPLSRHLGLSELQSGCLVSITGLTWLLGGYFWERMTFLGRKKMLASLMVIYVATLVGFAQLADYAEAHFNGTASAGLFWTLLLLRTVAGFFFGGIPAMAQAYVMGWTTPETRTRGMALFGAANGLGFVLGPAMSGGLAAIGLTAPMYGAATLLFVTALLFMAAIAEEPVRKMRKPAPRASLSPNDSRIRLYLWVGLLLSFALNIVQVTIGFYVQDTLGYDAQAATQLIGLGLAVSGVMVVASQIVISKYLKWHPSRVLRVGLLFVALGLLGLLTLLRFAYLDFAVLGIGIGFTLLGYSAGASMAVRDEEQRTVASYIAALQGGGSFLGPVTGTALYTAHLSLPYSFCVLLIAISAVFAIRRKGAPQAEAGVTS, encoded by the coding sequence ATGCTTGTGAAATTCAGAATGGGCATTATGTTTCTTATTGTATTGTGCGGGATGATATCGATCGCCGCGTTCAATCCGATTATCGGGCCGCTGTCCCGCCATCTGGGGCTGAGCGAGCTTCAATCCGGCTGTCTCGTATCCATCACAGGCTTGACCTGGCTTCTTGGCGGGTACTTCTGGGAGAGGATGACCTTCCTGGGCAGGAAAAAGATGCTGGCATCGCTTATGGTCATCTATGTCGCGACGCTGGTGGGGTTCGCTCAGCTTGCGGATTATGCGGAGGCCCATTTTAACGGCACCGCCAGCGCCGGGCTGTTCTGGACGCTATTGCTGCTGCGTACGGTCGCCGGCTTCTTCTTCGGCGGCATTCCGGCCATGGCGCAGGCGTATGTGATGGGCTGGACGACGCCGGAGACGCGCACGCGGGGCATGGCCCTGTTCGGGGCGGCCAACGGGCTCGGCTTCGTGCTCGGTCCCGCGATGAGCGGAGGCTTGGCGGCGATCGGCCTTACGGCGCCGATGTATGGCGCCGCCACGCTGTTATTCGTAACGGCGCTGCTCTTCATGGCAGCTATCGCCGAGGAGCCGGTGCGGAAGATGCGGAAGCCAGCGCCCCGCGCTTCTCTGTCTCCGAATGACAGCCGCATTCGGCTGTATTTGTGGGTGGGGCTCCTGCTCTCGTTCGCCTTGAACATTGTTCAGGTGACGATCGGGTTCTATGTGCAGGATACATTGGGCTATGATGCCCAGGCCGCCACGCAGCTTATCGGTCTTGGCCTGGCCGTCTCCGGCGTCATGGTGGTCGCTTCGCAGATTGTCATCAGCAAATATTTGAAATGGCATCCGTCGCGGGTGCTGCGGGTCGGGCTGCTCTTCGTCGCGCTCGGTCTGCTGGGACTGTTGACGCTGCTGCGCTTCGCTTATCTCGATTTCGCGGTATTGGGCATCGGCATCGGCTTCACGCTGCTGGGGTACAGCGCCGGGGCTTCGATGGCCGTCCGGGACGAAGAACAGCGGACTGTCGCTTCCTATATTGCAGCGCTTCAGGGCGGTGGCTCGTTCCTGGGGCCCGTTACCGGCACGGCATTATATACGGCTCATCTATCGCTGCCGTATTCGTTCTGTGTGCTGCTCATCGCCATCTCGGCCGTATTCGCCATAAGGAGAAAGGGAGCCCCGCAAGCCGAAGCAGGAGTGACGAGCTAG
- a CDS encoding helix-turn-helix transcriptional regulator, which produces MNGTDFHLNFNRFFDELRLTSQSRACADQMELPTSAGEGGIRRFLPRHDMEVVLSEYALHRDCVLSLATEAPMVELSYTMQGGRGLRVDGEEYSMMPGMCSLQFINQADYCFEFGGKEAFTMVSICIPVTSFHHFMEAADGTRSVDFTQIMGWRSFRSFQETTLPAATVILNRLMEHARNGRATNIEIECSVLELLSMSFRSFLADGLPGRSKLGRTDMLKIREARDILLERMAEPPSLLELSRLIGLNDYKLKTGFKEMYGATVYGYLREQRLEKAYRLLTEGKMNVIDVSCAVGYSNSSYFAEAFRTKYGINPGSLVRRSSASFLHDRSLP; this is translated from the coding sequence ATGAACGGGACAGATTTTCATCTCAATTTCAACCGCTTTTTCGATGAGCTGAGGCTGACGAGCCAGAGCAGGGCCTGTGCGGATCAAATGGAGCTGCCAACGTCCGCCGGCGAAGGGGGAATCCGGCGCTTCCTCCCTCGCCACGATATGGAGGTCGTCTTATCGGAGTATGCGCTGCATCGCGATTGCGTGCTGTCTCTCGCTACGGAGGCGCCTATGGTCGAGCTGAGTTACACGATGCAAGGGGGGCGCGGCCTTCGGGTCGACGGCGAGGAATACAGCATGATGCCGGGGATGTGCTCGCTCCAATTCATCAATCAGGCGGATTACTGCTTCGAATTTGGCGGGAAGGAAGCGTTCACGATGGTTAGCATCTGCATTCCCGTGACCAGCTTTCATCATTTCATGGAAGCGGCGGATGGAACGAGAAGCGTCGACTTTACGCAAATTATGGGCTGGCGTTCATTCCGGAGCTTCCAGGAGACGACGCTTCCCGCCGCGACGGTCATCCTCAATCGGCTGATGGAGCATGCCCGGAACGGAAGGGCGACCAATATTGAGATCGAATGCAGCGTCTTGGAGCTGCTGTCGATGTCCTTCCGATCCTTCCTGGCGGATGGCCTGCCGGGACGCTCCAAGCTGGGACGAACCGATATGCTGAAAATCCGGGAAGCGAGGGACATTCTGCTGGAGCGGATGGCGGAGCCGCCTTCGCTGCTCGAGCTGTCCCGGCTGATCGGGCTGAACGACTACAAATTGAAGACCGGCTTCAAGGAAATGTACGGCGCGACCGTATACGGTTACCTCCGGGAGCAGCGGCTGGAGAAGGCGTACCGCCTGTTGACGGAAGGGAAGATGAATGTCATCGATGTCTCCTGCGCGGTGGGTTATTCGAATTCCAGCTACTTCGCGGAAGCGTTCCGCACGAAATACGGCATCAATCCGGGAAGTCTGGTCCGGCGGTCTTCAGCCAGCTTTCTTCATGACCGTTCGCTTCCCTGA